A section of the Nitrospinota bacterium genome encodes:
- a CDS encoding tetratricopeptide repeat protein, whose protein sequence is MNRWCLLLGALFCLTTGSGFREVVHADELGFKQYRENVLKQIAEYKAALKKDPSDAQGHFRLGVSYQALGRHEEEIGEYLEAIRLEPDFAEAHFNLAQAYDLTEDGVHSIRHMLRARQIYSARRNHRGIRTSQRQLRGLYEKYGTEDSIDLRD, encoded by the coding sequence ATGAATCGCTGGTGTTTATTATTAGGTGCTTTGTTTTGTTTGACGACGGGGTCTGGGTTTCGCGAGGTAGTTCATGCAGATGAATTGGGATTCAAGCAATATCGTGAAAACGTTTTAAAGCAGATTGCGGAATATAAAGCGGCTCTTAAAAAAGATCCGTCAGACGCTCAGGGTCATTTTCGACTGGGGGTGTCCTACCAGGCTCTGGGACGACATGAAGAAGAGATCGGTGAATACCTGGAAGCGATTCGGCTTGAACCAGATTTTGCAGAGGCGCATTTCAATCTGGCTCAGGCGTATGATTTGACGGAAGACGGGGTTCATTCGATTCGCCATATGCTACGGGCGCGGCAAATTTATTCCGCCCGCAGAAACCATCGGGGAATACGAACCAGCCAAAGACAATTGCGAGGGCTTTATGAAAAATATGGAACAGAGGATTCGATTGATCTCAGAGACTGA